One stretch of Pararhizobium qamdonense DNA includes these proteins:
- a CDS encoding septal ring lytic transglycosylase RlpA family protein — protein MTSNLTAAFFFKGLRVAAIPMLCVGLTACGSTTSVAKGKPRSKEYFAESIYGVKASPRVVAEGKSVPKGGGRYQVGKAYQVKGKWYQPKEDFGYNKTGMSSWYGSAFHGRLTANGEVYDKYHLSAAHPTFPLPSYARVTNLENGTSVVVRVNDRGPYEYGRIIDVSSKTADFLDMKRKGSAQVRVQYIGKAPLEGNDMPYLMASYVKKGDRSPNAFPEGQIASGVMVASNEPLRKQAGNLGTLTIPSKSNMEMGVPVTALAEAATPRASSAGLDAFAMLPEIGPIPRERPDYIPMPNGNMAYAAAYVEARVSDSDTAFDAILVDQNPLTPNSIVEYAKRKTVLR, from the coding sequence ATGACTTCCAATCTGACGGCGGCTTTTTTCTTCAAGGGATTGCGCGTTGCAGCCATCCCGATGCTTTGCGTCGGGCTGACGGCTTGCGGATCGACGACCAGCGTCGCTAAGGGCAAGCCGCGCAGCAAGGAATATTTTGCTGAATCGATCTACGGCGTGAAGGCCAGTCCGCGCGTTGTCGCCGAGGGGAAGAGCGTTCCCAAGGGCGGCGGCCGCTATCAGGTCGGCAAGGCCTATCAGGTCAAGGGCAAGTGGTACCAGCCGAAAGAGGATTTCGGCTATAACAAGACCGGCATGTCGTCCTGGTATGGCTCCGCGTTCCATGGCCGCCTGACGGCGAATGGCGAAGTCTACGACAAATATCATCTGTCGGCTGCCCATCCGACTTTCCCGCTGCCAAGCTATGCCCGCGTCACCAATCTTGAAAACGGCACTTCCGTCGTGGTCCGGGTCAATGATCGCGGTCCCTATGAATACGGGCGGATCATCGACGTCTCGTCGAAGACAGCCGACTTTCTCGATATGAAGCGCAAGGGCAGTGCCCAGGTTCGCGTCCAGTATATCGGCAAGGCGCCGCTCGAGGGCAATGACATGCCCTATCTAATGGCATCCTATGTGAAGAAGGGTGACCGCAGCCCGAACGCATTCCCAGAAGGCCAGATCGCCTCCGGTGTCATGGTCGCGTCGAACGAGCCGCTGCGCAAACAGGCTGGCAATCTCGGCACGCTGACCATACCGTCGAAATCCAACATGGAGATGGGCGTGCCGGTTACGGCGCTCGCCGAAGCTGCAACGCCGCGTGCGTCATCGGCAGGGCTTGATGCCTTCGCAATGCTGCCGGAGATCGGTCCGATCCCGCGCGAACGGCCGGACTATATCCCGATGCCGAATGGCAATATGGCCTACGCGGCCGCCTATGTCGAAGCGCGTGTCAGCGATTCCGACACCGCCTTCGATGCCATTCTCGTTGATCAAAACCCTTTGACGCCGAATTCGATCGTCGAATACGCCAAGCGCAAGACCGTCCTGCGTTAG